From the genome of Rhizobium binae, one region includes:
- a CDS encoding DUF2950 family protein — MRRQSIVIPLMLATALCAMPTTPALSQGQTDLAEYKAAKPSPKFDSPALALDRLKSVLASNNIGDLADLLGLNAERLRANNEAMIAYGLIREGAGRQVILKDAEGAKIVAIGDRLWPLPFPLTEDKDGKWSFDTQRGFEEIVNRRIGENELATIDTMHEYVAAQYQYASEDRDGDGIYEFAKKLISSPGKLDGLYWDPSVYPEESPASALVETAAFGAAKRGEGYFGYRYRILTAQGDNVLGGKQSYVINGYMTGGFALIAWPVKYRVTGVQTFIVNGRSAIYQRDLGPQTEQRAAAIKDFNPDANWTVVSE, encoded by the coding sequence CCCGCTCATGCTTGCAACGGCGCTTTGCGCAATGCCGACGACACCGGCGCTTTCGCAAGGTCAGACGGATCTCGCCGAATACAAGGCGGCAAAGCCGTCTCCGAAATTCGACAGCCCGGCACTTGCGCTTGACCGGCTGAAGTCGGTGCTCGCTTCCAACAATATCGGCGACCTTGCAGATCTGCTCGGTCTCAACGCAGAGAGGCTGCGCGCCAACAACGAGGCGATGATCGCCTATGGATTGATCCGGGAAGGCGCCGGGCGACAGGTGATCCTCAAAGACGCCGAAGGTGCGAAAATCGTTGCGATCGGCGATCGGCTCTGGCCTCTACCGTTTCCTCTGACGGAGGATAAGGACGGGAAATGGTCCTTCGATACGCAGCGCGGCTTCGAGGAGATCGTCAACCGGCGCATCGGCGAGAACGAGCTGGCGACGATCGACACGATGCATGAATATGTGGCGGCGCAGTATCAATATGCATCCGAGGACCGCGACGGCGACGGCATTTATGAGTTCGCCAAGAAACTGATCAGCAGTCCAGGCAAGCTGGACGGTCTCTACTGGGATCCGAGCGTCTACCCGGAGGAAAGCCCGGCGAGCGCCCTGGTCGAAACGGCGGCCTTCGGCGCCGCCAAACGCGGCGAGGGTTATTTCGGCTACCGCTATCGCATCCTGACCGCTCAGGGCGACAACGTGCTAGGCGGCAAACAAAGCTACGTCATCAACGGTTATATGACCGGCGGCTTCGCGCTCATCGCCTGGCCGGTCAAATATCGGGTGACCGGCGTGCAGACATTTATAGTCAACGGGAGGAGCGCCATCTATCAGCGCGATCTCGGACCGCAGACGGAACAGCGCGCAGCTGCGATAAAGGATTTCAATCCGGATGCCAACTGGACCGTTGTCAGCGAATAG